The Pseudomonas eucalypticola genome has a window encoding:
- a CDS encoding D-Ala-D-Ala carboxypeptidase family metallohydrolase — translation MNLSEHFTLQELTLSPSAAKAGIDNTPDATVIANLVRLCQTLEGVRALVGAPVMISSGYRCPALNEWIGGAPNSAHVLGLAADFTVSGLTPRQTVELLDESGLVFDQLILEFDRWVHLGLSENKPRRQVLTLRKGGGYLPGIV, via the coding sequence ATGAACCTCAGCGAACACTTCACCCTGCAGGAGCTGACCCTGTCCCCTAGCGCCGCGAAGGCGGGCATCGACAACACCCCGGACGCGACCGTCATCGCCAACCTCGTGCGCCTGTGCCAGACCCTCGAAGGGGTGAGGGCCCTGGTGGGCGCCCCGGTGATGATCAGCAGCGGCTACCGATGCCCGGCGCTTAATGAATGGATCGGCGGCGCCCCCAACAGCGCCCATGTCCTGGGGCTGGCCGCGGACTTCACGGTGTCGGGGCTGACGCCGCGCCAGACCGTCGAGTTGCTGGACGAAAGTGGCCTGGTGTTCGATCAATTGATCCTCGAATTCGACCGCTGGGTTCACTTGGGCTTGAGCGAAAACAAGCCCCGGCGCCAGGTGCTGACGCTGCGCAAGGGCGGCGGTTACCTGCCCGGTATCGTATGA
- a CDS encoding DUF883 family protein — protein sequence MARTTAKTAQDVLMADFQTLVRDTEKLLDHTKTLAGDQADELREQIHDSLLRARETLKATEQSLRLKGEAAVAKTEEYVQENPWQAIGIAAGVGFLIGLLATRR from the coding sequence ATGGCCCGCACCACGGCAAAGACTGCGCAAGACGTACTGATGGCTGATTTTCAGACGTTGGTGCGCGACACCGAAAAGCTGCTGGACCACACCAAGACCCTGGCCGGCGACCAGGCCGATGAACTGCGTGAGCAGATCCACGACAGCCTGCTGCGCGCCCGCGAGACCCTCAAGGCCACCGAACAGTCGCTGCGCCTGAAGGGCGAGGCCGCCGTGGCCAAGACCGAGGAATACGTACAGGAAAACCCTTGGCAGGCGATCGGCATCGCAGCCGGCGTGGGCTTTCTGATCGGCCTGCTGGCTACAAGGCGCTAA
- a CDS encoding response regulator transcription factor has translation MSTAFIIDDHPVIRLAVRFLLEKEGYTVIGECDNGVDAMQTIRENPPDLIILDISIPRLDGLEVLTRFQTMNLGPKILVLTAQAPALFTFRCMQSGAAGYVCKQEALGELSSAIRAVMSGYNYFPSEALNPPDVDDTARNEIRLFKGVNDRELMVLQLFAQGRSNKEIAKGMFLSNKTVSTYKKRLMQKLQVASLVDLIDIAKRNALV, from the coding sequence ATGAGTACTGCCTTTATCATCGACGACCACCCGGTCATTCGCCTGGCTGTCCGTTTTCTCCTGGAAAAAGAGGGGTATACGGTTATTGGCGAGTGCGACAACGGGGTCGATGCGATGCAAACCATCCGCGAAAATCCACCGGACCTGATCATTCTCGATATCAGTATCCCGCGCCTCGATGGGCTGGAGGTGCTCACGCGTTTTCAGACCATGAACCTGGGTCCCAAGATTCTGGTGTTGACGGCCCAGGCCCCCGCGTTGTTCACCTTCCGCTGCATGCAGTCGGGCGCCGCGGGCTATGTCTGCAAACAGGAAGCGCTGGGGGAGTTGAGCAGTGCCATCCGTGCGGTGATGTCCGGTTATAACTACTTCCCCAGCGAAGCACTCAACCCGCCGGATGTCGATGACACCGCGCGCAATGAAATCAGATTATTCAAAGGCGTCAATGATCGGGAACTGATGGTTCTGCAACTCTTTGCGCAAGGGCGCTCGAACAAAGAAATTGCCAAGGGCATGTTTCTCAGCAACAAAACCGTCAGCACCTACAAAAAACGCCTGATGCAAAAACTGCAGGTGGCGTCGCTGGTGGACTTGATTGACATTGCCAAGCGCAACGCCCTGGTATGA
- a CDS encoding ammonium transporter, whose amino-acid sequence MDNLQSAVQTLIHGSNTLFLLMGAVMVLAMHAGFAFLEVGTVRQKNQVNALSKILSDFAISTLAYFFIGYWIAYGVTFMAPASELSADHGYALVKFFFLLTFAAAIPAIISGGIAERARFVPQLCATTLIVAFIYPFFEGMAWNGNLGVQPWLLAHFGATFHDFAGSVVVHAMGGWLALAAVLLLGPRQGRYRDGRLVAFAPSNIPFLALGSWILIVGWFGFNVMSAQSVAGLSGLVAINSLMAMVGGTIAALVVGRNDPGFLHNGPLAGLVAVCAGSDLMHPIGALATGAIAGALFVGCFIAAQGKWKIDDVLGVWPLHGICGVWGGVACGIFGQQALGGMGGVSLTVQLLGSLAGVLVALAGGFAVYGLLKAVCGIRLSQEQEYYGADLSLHKIGAVNHD is encoded by the coding sequence ATGGATAATCTGCAAAGCGCCGTGCAAACGCTGATCCACGGCTCCAATACCCTGTTCCTGCTGATGGGCGCCGTCATGGTGCTCGCCATGCACGCCGGCTTCGCGTTTCTGGAAGTCGGCACTGTGCGGCAGAAAAACCAGGTCAATGCCCTGTCCAAGATCCTCAGCGACTTCGCCATCTCGACCTTGGCCTATTTCTTTATAGGCTATTGGATCGCCTATGGCGTGACGTTCATGGCGCCAGCCAGCGAACTGAGTGCCGACCACGGTTACGCACTGGTGAAGTTTTTCTTCCTGCTGACCTTTGCCGCGGCCATTCCGGCGATCATTTCCGGCGGCATCGCCGAGCGTGCCCGTTTCGTGCCGCAATTGTGCGCCACTACCCTGATCGTCGCCTTCATCTACCCATTCTTCGAAGGCATGGCCTGGAACGGCAACCTCGGCGTGCAGCCATGGCTGCTGGCGCATTTCGGCGCCACTTTCCATGACTTCGCCGGTTCCGTCGTGGTGCACGCCATGGGTGGCTGGCTGGCGCTGGCGGCCGTGTTGCTGCTGGGGCCGCGCCAGGGGCGCTACCGCGATGGGCGCCTGGTGGCGTTCGCGCCGTCCAACATTCCGTTCCTGGCGCTGGGTTCGTGGATTCTGATCGTCGGCTGGTTCGGCTTCAACGTCATGAGCGCGCAAAGCGTCGCGGGCCTCAGCGGCCTGGTGGCGATCAACTCGCTGATGGCCATGGTCGGCGGCACCATCGCGGCGCTGGTGGTGGGGCGCAATGACCCCGGCTTCCTGCACAACGGCCCGCTGGCCGGCCTGGTGGCGGTGTGCGCCGGTTCCGACCTGATGCACCCCATCGGCGCCCTGGCGACGGGCGCCATTGCGGGCGCGCTCTTCGTGGGTTGCTTTATCGCCGCCCAGGGTAAATGGAAGATCGACGATGTGCTGGGTGTATGGCCGCTGCATGGCATCTGCGGCGTATGGGGCGGCGTGGCCTGCGGGATCTTTGGCCAGCAGGCCCTCGGTGGTATGGGTGGGGTGAGCTTGACCGTGCAACTGCTCGGTAGCCTGGCCGGCGTGCTGGTGGCCCTGGCGGGTGGCTTCGCCGTGTATGGGCTGCTCAAGGCAGTGTGCGGCATTCGCCTGAGCCAAGAGCAGGAGTACTACGGTGCCGACCTGTCGCTGCACAAGATCGGCGCGGTCAACCACGACTGA
- a CDS encoding TauD/TfdA dioxygenase family protein — protein MSALSFAPLPSQTFEVRPLQGLVGAEIVGLDLSRPLNDEDFARIHRAHLDYHLVVFRDQHITPQQQIDFSRRFGVLQIHVLKQFLLAGHPEILIVSNIVENGQPVGLGDAGKYWHSDLSYKELPSLGSMLYAQELPSEGGDTLFADMHRAWDTLPQHLQDAVEGKLAVHSYTARYSEGKNAANWRPTLTAEQLAQVVTVSHPVVRTHPENGRKALFVSEGFTTHIVGLPEDESRDILDQLYAHSVRPENVYRHQWQPHDMVFWDNRSLIHLAAGTPEHLRRKLYRTTIQGDAPF, from the coding sequence ATGTCCGCCTTATCGTTCGCCCCCCTGCCTTCCCAGACCTTCGAAGTTCGCCCGCTGCAAGGCCTGGTGGGCGCCGAGATCGTCGGTCTGGACCTGAGCCGTCCGCTCAACGATGAAGATTTTGCCCGCATTCACCGTGCGCACCTGGATTACCACCTGGTGGTGTTCCGCGACCAGCACATTACCCCGCAGCAACAGATCGACTTCAGCCGCCGTTTTGGCGTGCTGCAGATCCATGTGCTCAAGCAATTCCTGCTGGCCGGCCACCCGGAAATCCTGATCGTCTCCAACATCGTCGAGAACGGCCAGCCGGTCGGGCTGGGTGACGCTGGCAAGTATTGGCATTCGGACCTTTCCTATAAGGAACTGCCAAGCCTGGGTTCGATGCTCTACGCCCAGGAACTGCCCAGCGAAGGTGGAGACACCCTGTTTGCCGACATGCACCGCGCCTGGGACACGCTGCCGCAGCACCTGCAGGACGCCGTGGAAGGCAAACTGGCGGTGCATTCCTACACCGCTCGCTACAGCGAGGGCAAGAATGCCGCCAACTGGCGCCCCACCCTGACGGCGGAGCAACTGGCCCAGGTCGTGACCGTCAGCCACCCGGTGGTGCGTACGCACCCGGAAAACGGCCGCAAGGCGTTGTTCGTCAGCGAGGGGTTCACCACCCATATCGTTGGCCTGCCGGAAGACGAAAGCCGCGACATCCTCGACCAGTTGTACGCGCACAGCGTGCGCCCGGAGAACGTCTACCGCCACCAGTGGCAGCCCCACGACATGGTGTTCTGGGACAACCGTTCGCTGATCCACCTGGCCGCTGGCACGCCCGAGCACCTGCGTCGCAAGCTGTACCGCACCACCATCCAGGGCGATGCGCCGTTCTGA
- a CDS encoding phage holin family protein — translation MALDMDSKSTAAGPSSRRLGAALLGLLHSHVELFGIELQEQKSRTLSLLLFAGLALVFALLALVALSGLILILLWDNYRMQGMIGLCVFYLLAGLFCAFRLKAAIFDESSPFHGTLEELANDRERLLP, via the coding sequence ATGGCCTTGGACATGGACTCGAAATCGACGGCCGCCGGGCCGTCGTCGCGGCGCTTGGGCGCTGCCCTGCTGGGCTTGCTTCATAGCCACGTGGAATTGTTCGGCATTGAATTGCAGGAACAGAAATCGCGCACCTTGAGCCTGCTGCTGTTCGCCGGGCTGGCGCTGGTGTTCGCGTTGCTGGCGCTGGTGGCGCTGTCCGGGCTTATCTTGATTCTGCTGTGGGATAACTACCGCATGCAAGGCATGATCGGCCTGTGCGTGTTCTACCTGCTGGCGGGCCTGTTCTGCGCGTTTCGCCTCAAGGCCGCCATTTTCGATGAGTCGTCACCCTTCCACGGCACCCTGGAAGAACTGGCCAACGACCGGGAGCGCCTGCTGCCATGA
- a CDS encoding deoxyguanosinetriphosphate triphosphohydrolase yields MDWPTLLNRERLGKTLHSPEELGRSPFHKDHDRIIFSGAFRRLGRKTQVHPVTSNDHIHTRLTHSLEVSCVGRSLGMRVGETLRDRLPAWCEPSDLGMVVQSACLAHDIGNPPFGHSGEDAIRHWFQQAAGRGWLDGMTEVQRNDFLNFEGNAQGFRVLTQLEYHQFDGGTRLTYATLGTYLKYPWTARHADSLGYKKHKFGCYQSELPLLEQIAHKLGLPQVEDQRWARHPLVYLMEAADDICYALIDLEDGLEMELLEYAEVESLLLGLVGDDLPETYRQLGPQDSRRRKLAILRGKAIEHLTNAAARAFVEQQDALLAGTLSGDLVEHMHGPAKRCVLNAKDMARKKIFQDKRKTLHEIGAYTTLEILLNALCGAALEQHGGKRPSFKNRRILDLLGNSAPDPDGSLHASFLRMIDFIAGMTDSYASEMAREMTGRSSPQ; encoded by the coding sequence TTGGATTGGCCCACCCTGCTCAACCGCGAACGCCTGGGCAAGACCCTGCACAGCCCCGAGGAACTGGGCCGCAGCCCGTTCCACAAGGACCATGACCGCATCATCTTCTCCGGCGCGTTTCGCCGCCTGGGCCGCAAGACCCAGGTGCACCCGGTCACCAGCAACGACCATATCCATACCCGCCTCACGCACTCCCTGGAAGTCAGCTGCGTGGGCCGCTCCCTGGGCATGCGGGTCGGGGAAACGCTGCGCGACCGCCTGCCTGCCTGGTGCGAACCCAGCGACCTGGGCATGGTGGTGCAATCCGCTTGCCTGGCGCACGACATCGGCAACCCACCATTCGGCCATTCCGGTGAGGATGCCATCCGCCATTGGTTCCAACAGGCCGCCGGGCGCGGCTGGCTCGACGGCATGACCGAGGTGCAGCGCAACGACTTCCTCAATTTCGAAGGCAATGCCCAGGGCTTTCGCGTGCTCACCCAACTGGAGTACCACCAGTTCGATGGAGGCACGCGCCTGACCTACGCCACCCTGGGCACCTACCTGAAATACCCCTGGACCGCCCGCCACGCCGACTCCCTGGGCTACAAGAAACACAAGTTCGGCTGTTACCAGAGCGAATTGCCGCTGCTCGAACAGATCGCCCACAAGTTGGGCCTGCCCCAGGTGGAAGACCAACGCTGGGCACGCCATCCGCTGGTGTACCTGATGGAGGCGGCCGATGACATCTGCTATGCGCTGATCGACCTGGAAGACGGCCTGGAGATGGAGCTGCTCGAATACGCCGAAGTCGAATCGCTGCTGCTGGGCCTGGTGGGCGACGACTTGCCGGAAACCTATCGCCAGCTAGGGCCGCAGGACTCGCGCCGGCGCAAACTGGCGATTTTGCGCGGCAAGGCCATCGAACACCTGACCAACGCTGCGGCACGCGCTTTCGTCGAGCAGCAGGACGCATTGCTGGCTGGCACGCTGAGCGGCGATCTGGTGGAACACATGCACGGCCCGGCGAAGCGTTGCGTGCTGAATGCCAAGGACATGGCGCGCAAGAAAATCTTCCAGGACAAACGCAAGACCCTGCACGAGATCGGCGCTTATACCACCCTGGAAATCCTGCTCAATGCCCTGTGCGGGGCGGCCCTGGAGCAACATGGTGGCAAGCGTCCGTCCTTCAAGAACCGGCGCATTCTCGACCTGCTCGGCAACAGCGCCCCGGACCCGGACGGCTCGCTGCACGCATCCTTCCTGCGCATGATCGACTTCATCGCGGGCATGACGGACAGCTACGCCAGCGAAATGGCCCGGGAAATGACCGGTCGCTCCAGCCCGCAGTAA
- a CDS encoding glutaredoxin family protein, with protein sequence MTPECQLFGTLGCHLCELAEAELMPLVGHGLQVELLDIADDASLYDSYCLHIPVLRRIDTGAELAWPFDTEQVVAFLR encoded by the coding sequence ATGACACCTGAATGCCAACTGTTCGGAACCCTGGGTTGCCACCTGTGCGAGTTGGCCGAGGCCGAACTCATGCCGCTGGTCGGTCACGGGCTGCAGGTGGAACTGCTCGACATCGCCGACGACGCCTCGCTGTACGACAGCTATTGCCTCCATATCCCGGTATTGCGTCGCATCGATACCGGCGCCGAGCTGGCGTGGCCCTTCGACACCGAACAGGTGGTTGCCTTCCTGCGCTGA
- a CDS encoding ABC transporter ATP-binding protein, with protein sequence MNAVLQGHTASDVLPAQPGHQVTPEALLQVSNVSLEYRTPERVVRATHQVSFEVDRSDRFVLLGPSGCGKSTLLKAVAGFIKPSEGEIRLGGDIVTEPGPDRIVVFQEFDQLPAWKTVLENVMFPLLASRTLKRREAEERARHYLEKVGLSAFANAYPHTLSGGMKARVAIARALAMQPKILLMDEPFAALDALTRRKMQEELLELWQEVRFTLLFVTHSIEEALVVGNRILLLSPHPGRVRAEINSHEYDLQSLGGVAFQASAQRIHRLLFDEAQGPVEQDLGFHDIRIAY encoded by the coding sequence ATGAACGCTGTACTGCAAGGCCACACGGCCAGCGATGTGTTACCTGCGCAGCCAGGCCATCAGGTGACCCCTGAAGCCCTGCTGCAAGTGAGCAACGTCAGTCTCGAATATCGCACTCCTGAGCGCGTGGTGCGGGCCACCCATCAGGTCAGCTTCGAAGTGGACCGCAGTGACCGCTTCGTGCTGCTGGGCCCCTCGGGCTGCGGCAAGTCAACCCTGCTCAAGGCCGTCGCCGGCTTCATCAAGCCCAGCGAGGGCGAAATCCGCCTGGGCGGCGATATCGTCACTGAACCAGGGCCTGACCGCATCGTGGTGTTCCAGGAATTCGACCAGTTGCCGGCGTGGAAGACCGTGCTGGAAAACGTCATGTTCCCGCTGCTGGCCTCCCGTACGCTCAAGCGTCGCGAAGCCGAAGAGCGTGCACGCCACTACCTGGAAAAGGTGGGCCTGAGTGCCTTTGCCAACGCCTACCCGCACACCCTGTCCGGCGGCATGAAGGCGCGCGTGGCTATTGCCCGCGCCCTGGCCATGCAGCCCAAGATCCTGTTGATGGACGAGCCCTTCGCCGCGCTTGACGCATTGACCCGGCGCAAGATGCAGGAAGAGTTGCTGGAGCTGTGGCAGGAAGTGCGTTTCACCTTGCTGTTCGTCACCCACTCCATTGAGGAGGCGCTGGTGGTGGGCAACCGCATCCTGTTGCTGTCGCCACACCCGGGCCGCGTGCGTGCCGAGATCAACAGCCACGAATACGATTTGCAGAGCCTCGGTGGCGTGGCCTTCCAGGCCAGTGCCCAGCGGATTCACCGGTTGCTGTTCGACGAAGCCCAGGGGCCGGTCGAGCAGGACCTGGGTTTCCACGATATCCGCATCGCCTACTGA
- a CDS encoding transcriptional regulator, which yields MVNVEQLKYSVNRMNPDVVSEAVLELRLDGLVTEGKTPFNKLHFNTCFAEIEALFQRAGYHRPLDVVGYEGLLYALYDPTRWEAVQVLRWLKEFTDAARVAQAR from the coding sequence GTGGTCAACGTCGAACAACTGAAATACAGCGTCAACCGCATGAACCCCGACGTGGTCAGCGAAGCGGTACTTGAGCTGCGCCTGGATGGCCTGGTGACCGAGGGCAAGACCCCGTTCAACAAGCTGCATTTCAACACCTGTTTCGCCGAAATCGAAGCCCTGTTCCAGCGTGCTGGCTACCATCGCCCGTTGGATGTGGTCGGCTACGAGGGCTTGCTTTACGCCTTGTACGACCCCACCCGCTGGGAGGCCGTCCAGGTGCTGCGCTGGCTCAAGGAGTTCACCGATGCGGCGCGTGTGGCCCAGGCCCGATGA
- a CDS encoding pseudouridine synthase, whose product MPDAPFNPAHHQASTLSLPSGTWATVLDCLCDHFKAIDRAQWLDRIARGRVLDAQGKPIDVDLPYKQGLRIHYFREVANERPIAAQESILHVDEHLVVADKPHFLPVTPTGEYVEHTLLRRLIRRLGNPHLVPLHRIDRHTAGLVLFSANPASRSAYQALFPNRQIDKCYEAIAPALPHLTFPLVHTSRMVHGEPFFRMQEVAGVINSETRVEVAQKMGDLWRYRLYPITGKTHQLRVHMTALGASLCNDPFYPEVCAQGEEDDYTKPLKLLAKRLAFNDPLTGEPRFFESRLTLDG is encoded by the coding sequence ATGCCCGACGCCCCGTTCAACCCCGCCCACCATCAGGCCAGTACGCTCAGCCTGCCATCCGGTACGTGGGCCACGGTGCTCGATTGCCTGTGTGACCACTTCAAGGCCATCGACCGTGCCCAGTGGCTCGACCGTATCGCCCGCGGCCGTGTGCTGGACGCCCAGGGAAAGCCCATTGACGTCGACCTGCCCTACAAACAGGGGCTGCGCATTCACTACTTCCGCGAAGTGGCCAATGAACGGCCCATCGCGGCACAGGAAAGCATCCTGCACGTCGACGAACACCTGGTGGTCGCGGACAAACCCCACTTCCTGCCGGTGACGCCTACCGGCGAGTACGTGGAGCACACCTTGCTGCGCCGCCTGATTCGACGCCTGGGCAACCCGCATTTGGTACCCCTGCACCGTATCGACCGCCATACTGCCGGGTTGGTACTGTTTTCCGCCAACCCGGCCAGCCGCTCGGCGTACCAGGCGCTGTTTCCCAACCGCCAGATCGACAAATGCTACGAGGCCATTGCCCCTGCGTTGCCGCACCTGACATTTCCCCTGGTGCACACCAGCCGCATGGTCCATGGCGAACCTTTCTTCCGCATGCAGGAAGTGGCGGGGGTCATCAACAGTGAAACCCGCGTGGAAGTGGCGCAGAAGATGGGCGACCTGTGGCGGTATCGGCTGTACCCCATCACCGGCAAGACCCACCAGTTGCGGGTGCACATGACTGCGTTGGGGGCCAGCCTGTGCAACGACCCGTTCTATCCCGAGGTTTGCGCCCAGGGGGAGGAAGATGACTACACCAAGCCACTCAAGTTGCTAGCCAAACGCCTGGCGTTCAACGACCCCTTGACTGGTGAGCCGCGCTTTTTCGAAAGCCGCTTGACCCTCGACGGTTGA
- a CDS encoding acyltransferase family protein yields MERLYSLQGMRGVAVVGVVLFHMASVEAKYSGGDLLLPSLVDFFQLGVDLFFVISGFVMVIVTRGRHQDWVQGQRFVYHRLARIYPNYWLYYAITLAIYLAAPGMVNSAHGGSNLGMSFLLLPSDKVLLVMVAWSLVFELWFYLVFAGLLFLRERWLTVCLAAWALLLVGFNLVAQWQDYSQAVKIMLHPYALEFIAGCAIARYFYSPRSASLATRHVWAMLLVSVLVGMPLIAALGLYRTEGLSRMLLVAAVFSGLTLSLVLLERRGQLSVPRWLAHIGDMSYTVYLSHLLVLGVMGQLWRLVGARPDSLWDNAAFVVLMLAATLCYGWVAYRLIEKPLLDRATAWGNRRFHKAVARKVYDAA; encoded by the coding sequence ATGGAACGCCTGTATTCGCTTCAGGGCATGAGGGGCGTCGCCGTGGTCGGCGTCGTGCTGTTTCACATGGCCTCGGTGGAGGCCAAGTACAGCGGTGGCGACCTATTGCTGCCATCGCTGGTGGACTTCTTCCAGCTGGGCGTCGACCTGTTCTTTGTCATCAGCGGTTTCGTGATGGTCATCGTCACCCGCGGCCGCCATCAGGACTGGGTACAGGGCCAGCGGTTCGTGTACCACCGCCTGGCGCGTATCTACCCCAACTACTGGCTCTATTACGCCATTACTCTGGCCATCTACCTGGCGGCGCCGGGCATGGTCAATTCCGCCCACGGCGGCTCCAACCTGGGCATGTCGTTCCTGTTGTTGCCCAGTGACAAAGTACTGCTGGTGATGGTGGCCTGGTCACTGGTGTTCGAGTTGTGGTTTTACCTGGTGTTTGCCGGCCTGCTGTTCCTGCGCGAACGCTGGCTGACCGTTTGCCTGGCCGCCTGGGCGCTGCTGCTGGTGGGCTTCAATCTGGTGGCGCAGTGGCAGGATTATTCCCAGGCGGTCAAGATCATGCTGCACCCCTACGCGCTGGAGTTCATCGCCGGGTGCGCCATCGCCCGCTATTTCTATTCCCCCCGCAGTGCGTCGCTTGCCACTCGCCATGTGTGGGCCATGTTGCTCGTGTCGGTACTGGTTGGCATGCCGTTGATTGCCGCCCTGGGCCTGTACCGCACCGAAGGCCTGTCGCGCATGCTGCTGGTAGCCGCTGTATTCAGTGGCCTGACGCTGTCGCTGGTCTTGCTGGAGCGTCGTGGCCAGTTGTCGGTGCCTCGCTGGTTGGCCCACATCGGCGACATGTCCTACACCGTGTACTTGTCGCATCTGCTGGTGCTGGGGGTGATGGGCCAGCTCTGGCGCCTGGTAGGCGCGCGTCCCGACAGCCTCTGGGACAACGCCGCGTTTGTCGTGCTGATGCTGGCGGCGACCTTGTGTTATGGCTGGGTAGCCTACCGTTTGATCGAGAAACCCCTGCTCGACCGTGCCACGGCCTGGGGCAACCGGCGATTCCACAAGGCGGTGGCGCGCAAAGTGTACGATGCAGCGTAA
- a CDS encoding EAL domain-containing protein yields the protein MFDGLPLAWFQPFIDTATGRIAGVEALGRLRQDDGQVQSVGPLFTDPRTLPAALRRLDRQIRGNALSRLHEAPPEWFLSLNMSPRWISRLRDNQPLPSLSQLQRHGVAPQRIVFEITELGGDSRRLTEVVQRYRDAGARIAIDDFGAGYSQLDRVLALQPDILKLDMRLFQAAARGGPSSEVVKALAQMAEKTGCWIIAEGVETEAELNFALECGSRYVQGYLFARAEPDFFPTDAFVSRFAALRERYVQGKLQERARLMQLRQQLIKLMALLHPWAQAGAPLSELPKLDAYPWLLRFYQCDRHGTQLTPNMEWRQHAWHADTSYVGHNWSWRPYFYHLLAEGWDERRLILSNTYRDATSNQYCLTAGQFFDNGQRLLLIDVDAVRF from the coding sequence GTGTTCGACGGGCTACCGCTCGCCTGGTTTCAACCGTTCATCGACACCGCCACCGGCCGCATTGCCGGCGTAGAGGCCTTGGGCCGCTTGCGCCAGGACGACGGCCAGGTGCAGTCGGTGGGACCGCTGTTCACTGACCCCCGCACCCTGCCCGCCGCCTTGCGGCGCCTGGACCGGCAGATCCGCGGCAATGCCCTGAGCCGCCTGCACGAAGCGCCACCTGAATGGTTCCTGAGCCTGAACATGTCCCCGCGCTGGATCAGCCGGCTGCGCGACAACCAGCCACTGCCCAGCCTCAGTCAACTGCAACGTCATGGCGTGGCGCCCCAGCGCATCGTCTTCGAAATCACTGAACTGGGCGGTGACAGCCGTCGGTTGACCGAAGTGGTGCAACGCTACCGAGACGCCGGTGCGCGCATTGCCATCGATGACTTCGGCGCCGGTTACTCGCAGCTTGACCGCGTATTGGCCCTGCAGCCCGACATTCTCAAACTCGACATGCGCCTGTTCCAGGCAGCCGCCCGCGGAGGCCCCAGCAGCGAGGTGGTCAAGGCACTGGCGCAGATGGCGGAAAAGACCGGCTGCTGGATCATCGCCGAGGGCGTTGAAACCGAAGCCGAGCTCAACTTCGCCCTGGAATGCGGCTCACGTTATGTGCAGGGTTACCTGTTCGCGCGTGCCGAACCGGACTTCTTCCCCACCGATGCGTTCGTCTCGCGCTTCGCGGCGTTGCGCGAGCGCTACGTGCAGGGAAAACTTCAAGAGCGGGCGCGCCTGATGCAACTGCGTCAGCAGTTGATCAAGCTGATGGCCCTCCTGCACCCCTGGGCACAGGCGGGCGCACCGTTGAGTGAGCTGCCGAAACTGGACGCCTATCCCTGGCTGCTGCGTTTCTACCAGTGCGACCGCCACGGTACCCAACTGACCCCCAACATGGAATGGCGCCAGCATGCCTGGCATGCCGACACCAGCTACGTAGGGCACAACTGGTCCTGGCGGCCATACTTCTACCACTTGCTGGCCGAGGGCTGGGACGAGCGCCGGTTGATCCTGTCCAATACCTACCGGGATGCCACCAGCAACCAGTACTGCCTGACCGCAGGGCAGTTTTTTGACAACGGCCAGCGGCTGTTGTTGATCGATGTGGATGCGGTGAGGTTCTAG